One part of the Candidatus Auribacterota bacterium genome encodes these proteins:
- a CDS encoding zinc ribbon domain-containing protein, translating to MPIYEYACDRCRKVFNFLVRNVSSHKAPKCPRCGKGGMKRRVSSFRIGRSDDARMEKLADPSSLAGLDEKDPRSLARWMKKMGREIGEEMPEEMNDMADRLETGESPEEIERSMGEGGYTKDDSGELYEA from the coding sequence ATGCCGATATACGAGTACGCGTGCGACAGGTGCCGGAAGGTCTTCAACTTCCTCGTAAGGAACGTCTCTTCCCACAAAGCGCCGAAGTGCCCGCGGTGCGGGAAGGGAGGGATGAAGCGCAGGGTCTCGTCGTTCCGCATCGGTCGGAGCGACGATGCCCGCATGGAAAAGCTCGCGGACCCGTCATCCCTCGCCGGCCTCGATGAGAAGGACCCGCGATCTCTCGCGAGATGGATGAAGAAGATGGGGAGGGAGATCGGCGAGGAGATGCCAGAGGAGATGAACGACATGGCGGATCGCCTCGAGACGGGAGAGAGTCCCGAAGAGATTGAGCGTTCCATGGGGGAGGGCGGCTACACAAAGGACGATTCCGGTGAGCTCTACGAGGCGTAA